One part of the Pyramidobacter piscolens W5455 genome encodes these proteins:
- a CDS encoding ABC transporter substrate-binding protein, producing the protein MKKSTLWCALAALALGTSAACAAGPRDVTIGLTGDAYSFYPYSLNEDLNNAIMEHVFEPLVTLDREIKPQPLLAESWETNEDASVWTFHLRKGVTFHNGNAFNADDVLFSFERANTAGKSAFIYAFATVDKSEKIDDHTVKITCKAPNVLLLAHVKDVVILDKETCEAHDDDYNANHPVGTGKYTLAEHVRGDRIVFKRNEAYWGAKPEAENVVYKPITNPGTRTANMMSGAVDMIIDVPVRDVAMIERNKNISIVKMPSLRVIYLNPSCVENPSKDSKFPLVSPTGKNPMVDKRVRAAMYHAINEDEIVAKIMNGFALPAATYCPEGYNGYNPEIKRLAYDPALAERLLDEAGYPRQADGTRFQVTLDASNDRYINDGPIATACASYLEKVGIKVVPNLMSRNIFFSYIGASNKSGDNTHLCQTGWADSGGEGALIALDMIYSMKPGEYVKQGWGGVNRGYYSNPEVDKLVEEAMATVDAEKRDQIVRQAWKLAADDVAYIPLHFQMDVYAVGPRIDYAPRYNKYVYAWDVTFKK; encoded by the coding sequence GTGAAGAAAAGTACTCTGTGGTGCGCGCTGGCCGCTCTGGCGCTGGGGACTTCGGCCGCCTGCGCGGCGGGCCCGCGGGACGTGACGATCGGCCTGACGGGCGACGCCTATTCGTTCTATCCCTACTCGCTGAACGAAGACCTCAACAACGCCATTATGGAACACGTCTTCGAGCCGCTCGTGACCCTTGACCGGGAGATCAAACCGCAGCCGCTTCTGGCCGAGAGCTGGGAGACCAACGAAGACGCTTCGGTCTGGACGTTCCATCTGCGCAAAGGCGTCACGTTCCACAACGGCAACGCTTTCAACGCCGACGACGTGCTGTTCTCGTTCGAGCGCGCCAATACGGCCGGCAAGTCGGCTTTCATTTACGCGTTCGCCACTGTCGACAAGAGCGAGAAGATCGACGATCACACCGTCAAAATCACCTGCAAGGCGCCCAACGTGCTGTTGCTGGCCCACGTCAAGGACGTGGTGATCCTCGACAAGGAGACCTGCGAAGCCCACGACGACGATTACAACGCCAACCATCCCGTCGGCACCGGCAAGTACACGCTGGCCGAGCACGTGCGCGGCGACCGCATCGTCTTCAAGCGCAACGAAGCCTACTGGGGCGCCAAGCCCGAGGCCGAGAACGTCGTCTACAAGCCGATCACCAACCCCGGCACCCGCACGGCCAACATGATGTCCGGCGCCGTCGACATGATCATTGACGTGCCGGTGCGCGACGTGGCCATGATCGAGCGCAACAAAAACATCAGCATCGTCAAGATGCCCAGCCTGCGCGTCATCTACCTCAATCCGTCCTGCGTGGAAAACCCCAGCAAGGATTCCAAGTTCCCGCTGGTCTCGCCCACGGGGAAGAACCCGATGGTCGACAAGCGCGTCCGCGCCGCCATGTATCACGCCATCAACGAGGACGAGATCGTCGCCAAGATCATGAACGGCTTCGCCCTTCCCGCCGCAACCTACTGCCCCGAGGGTTACAACGGCTACAATCCCGAGATCAAGCGCCTCGCCTACGATCCGGCGCTGGCCGAGCGTCTGCTCGACGAAGCGGGCTATCCCCGCCAGGCCGACGGCACGCGCTTTCAGGTAACGCTCGACGCGTCAAACGACCGTTACATCAACGACGGCCCCATCGCCACGGCCTGCGCGTCCTACCTCGAGAAGGTCGGCATCAAAGTCGTGCCCAATTTGATGTCGCGCAATATTTTCTTTTCCTATATCGGCGCCAGCAACAAGTCGGGAGACAACACGCATCTGTGCCAGACCGGCTGGGCCGATTCCGGCGGCGAAGGCGCGCTGATCGCCCTCGACATGATTTACTCGATGAAACCCGGCGAGTACGTCAAACAGGGCTGGGGCGGCGTCAATCGCGGCTACTACAGCAATCCCGAAGTAGACAAGCTGGTCGAGGAAGCGATGGCGACCGTCGACGCCGAAAAACGCGACCAGATCGTCCGTCAGGCGTGGAAGCTGGCCGCCGACGACGTGGCCTACATCCCGCTGCATTTTCAGATGGACGTGTACGCCGTCGGGCCGCGCATTGACTACGCGCCGCGCTATAACAAATACGTGTACGCGTGGGACGTCACGTTCAAGAAATAA